GGTGCTCCATGCCTGGCCCGACGACGTTGAGAACCAGCCCGGAGAGCGGGTCCGCGAGCTCCTGCAGCTGCGGCAGGCTGAAGCAGCGGGCGATGAAGCGCTGGAACACCCGGTGGGAGTAGAGCCGGCTAATGAGGGAGTCGGCGGGGACGCGGTCCCGCGCGACGAACGCGTTGCCCCGCTGGAAGCTCCTCCGGCCGGGGTGGTCCTCCGGCAGAGCGGAGTCCACCGGGATGTTGTAGACGTTGACCGTTTCGACGTCGAAGTGCGCTCGGGGGGCGATGGCCGAGCACTCCTGCCGCAGGACATCGCGGAGCGACGGACGGATGAAGTCCGGCAGCACGGTGCAACCGAGAGTCAATAGCTCGCGCCGGGCACGGGAAACTACAGCCCGCCCCTCGGCGCTCTCGAGTTCCGACAGGGGATACCGAGCCGTGTCGACCACCTGGTCGAGCATCATGGCTTCCAAAGTGCTCATTTCGATCCTCTCGGCTCATCAGCAACTCCACTGAGACGCAACGCAGTTGAAGCTCCCACAGCGTCGCCCGGTTGTCTGTGACACGTCACACTGAGCGGAGGGGCACACTCGATCCGTGAGGGCTCCTCGCGCCACCGGGCACGACGCGCGGCCCGGTGCACTCGCATCGATGTACTGCGCATCGGTGATGACCGGGGCCCGGCGTGCCGCGACGGGCGATCCACCGCACCCTGGAGGAATGAAGCTCCGCAAGGTGCCAACCGGGTGGGCGGAACCACTGCAGCCCCCGCCCGGCTACTTCGGCTCGGAGGCCGGCCCGCCGGACGAGACGCGGCGGCGA
The Streptomyces lunaelactis genome window above contains:
- a CDS encoding HalD/BesD family halogenase — encoded protein: MSTLEAMMLDQVVDTARYPLSELESAEGRAVVSRARRELLTLGCTVLPDFIRPSLRDVLRQECSAIAPRAHFDVETVNVYNIPVDSALPEDHPGRRSFQRGNAFVARDRVPADSLISRLYSHRVFQRFIARCFSLPQLQELADPLSGLVLNVVGPGMEHPWHFDTNEFTVSMLTQEAQAGGVFEYCPNIRSAHDESFDDVRDVLDGRGERLTRRLSLQPGDLQLFKGRYSLHRVSPVQGEVARHSAIFAYSERPGVIGSVARTRQLFGRVLPEHLAAEGRAVRGDRLLD